One part of the Eptesicus fuscus isolate TK198812 chromosome 20, DD_ASM_mEF_20220401, whole genome shotgun sequence genome encodes these proteins:
- the RSKR gene encoding ribosomal protein S6 kinase-related protein: MQHGGRNCLCNWDSRFSERRKRQRLGMGTVNCRQGQHAQEALPNKQGSNIQGPWVRGWKSLWSGVGTTRSGLEELWGLRGHQCQHQEPASLLVEKPLSEWPVPQFINLFLPEFPIRPLRGHQQLKVLGLVAKGSFGTIFKVLDCGQKAVFAVKVVPKVKVLQKDILRQCKEEVSIQRQINHPFVHGLGDSWQGKRHLFIMCSYCSTDLYSLWSTVGCFAEASIRLFAAELVLVLCYLHDLGIIHRDVKMENILLDKRGHLKLTDFGLSRHLPQGARAYTICGTLQYMAPEVLRGGPYNHAADWWSLGVLLFSLATGEFPVAAERDHVAMLASVTHYDSEIPASLNQGLSLLLHELLCQNPLQRLHHLHRFQVHPFFRGVAFDPELLQKQPVNFVMETQATQPSPSESMLFKDFDCNLESYLVYPGLA, from the exons ATGCAGCATGGGGGGAGGAACTGCTTATGTAACTGGGACAGCAGATTTAGTGAaaggagaaagaggcagaggcTGGGAATGGGAACAGTGAACTGTCGGCAGGGGCAACATGCCCAGGAGGCTCTTCCTAATAAG CAGGGTAGCAACATCCAGGGCCCCTGGGTCCGAGGCTGGAAGAGCCTCTGGTCAGGTGTGGGGACCACCAGGTCAGGCCTGGAAGAACTGTGGGGACTACGGGGGCATCAGTGCCAGCATCAGGAGCCAGCTTCACTGCTAGTAGAGAAGCCTCTGTCTGAGTGGCCAGTGCCTCAGTTCATCAACCTCTTTCTGCCGGAGTTTCCCATTAGGCCCCTTAGGGGGCATCAGCAGCTGAAG GTTTTAGGCCTTGTGGCTAAAGGCTCTTTTGGAACCATCTTCAAAGTGCTAGACTGTGGCCAGAAAGCAGTATTTGCAGTGAAG GTGGTACCCAAGGTCAAGGTCCTCCAAAAGGACATCCTGAGGCAGTGCAAAGAGGAGGTTAGCATCCAG CGACAGATCAACCATCCCTTTGTACATGGTTTGGGAGACAGCTGGCAGGGAAAACGGCACCTCTTCATTA TGTGCAGCTACTGTAGCACAGATCTGTACTCCCTGTGGTCCACTGTTGGCTGCTTTGCTGAGGCTTCCATCCGCCTCTTTGCTGCTGAACTGGTCCTGGTGCTGT GCTATCTCCATGACTTGGGCATCATCCATCGGGATGTGAAG ATGGAGAATATCCTTCTGGATAAACGAG GTCATCTGAAACTGACAGACTTTGGTCTGTCCCGCCACCTGCCCCAGGGAGCTCGAGCCTATACTATTTGTGGCACTCTTCAATACATGG CCCCAGAGGTCCTGAGAGGAGGACCTTACAACCATGCTGCTGATTGGTGGTCCCTGGgtgttttgcttttctctctggcAACTGGAGAG TTCCCAGTGGCTGCAGAGAGAGATCATGTGGCCATGCTGGCAAGTGTGACCCACTATGACTCTGAGATCCCAGCTTCTCTTAACCAGGGGCTTTCACTTCTGCTCCACGAG CTCTTATGCCAGAATCCCCTCCAGCGTCTACATCATTTGCATCGCTTCCAGGTCCACCCTTTCTTTCGGGGTGTGGCCTTTGACCCAGAGCTCCTACAGAAACAGCCAGTGAACTTTGTCATGGAGACTCAAGCTACCCAGCCTAGTCCATCAGAGTCCATGCTGTTCAAGGACTTTGACTGTAACCTGGAGTCCTATCTGGTCTACCCTGGACTTGCTTGA